Proteins co-encoded in one Nematostella vectensis chromosome 15, jaNemVect1.1, whole genome shotgun sequence genomic window:
- the LOC5515609 gene encoding uncharacterized protein C5orf49 isoform X1: MNAVNGFNFAYYPKETEVKEALDTLRPVGLLSKAYDQFQLKRYKREEKIRNTHLVTKGDEGMSSSWKIERPEPLDLNQSTSYFKAKTEHDRVSTYDRINTVALGYNQKLHRDDREHAKSRGLRVNDEETAVRVPVLSSSVYGHPARRPLEFQDRTHVRVELCKKDFLRLGGTDIGNNPNLH; encoded by the exons ATGAACGCCGTTAATGGATTTAACTTCGCGTATTACCCAAAAGAAACCGAGGTTAAGGAAGCGTTAGATACATTAAGACCTGTGGGACTTCTATCGAAG GCGTACGACCAGTTTCAACTGAAGAGATACAAG agagaggagaaAATCCGAAACACCCATCTCGTGACCAAGGGAGATGAGGGCATGTCAAGCTCCTGGAAAATAGAGAGACCGGAGCCCTTAGACTTGAACCAGAGCACAAGCTACTTCAAGGCGAAAACAGAG CATGACCGCGTCTCGACTTACGATCGAATCAACACCGTCGCCCTCGGCTACAACCAGAAACTACATCGAGATGACCGCGAACACGCCAAGTCTCGTGGTCTAAGAGTAAATGACGAG GAGACCGCCGTGCGAGTCCCAGTCCTCTCCTCGTCCGTGTATGGCCACCCGGCCAGACGCCCCTTAGAGTTCCAAGACCGCACCCATGTCAGGGTCGAGCTGTGCAAAAAGGACTTTTTACGCTTAGGAGGTACTGATATAGGGAACAACCCCAACCTGCATTGA
- the LOC5515613 gene encoding cyclin-dependent kinase 1 has product MSGGNNFIISSMDDFSKIEKIGEGTYGVVYKAKNLKTGGFAALKKIRLEVEDEGIPSTAVREISLLKELRHHPNVVELQHILHQEPKLYLVFEYLTCDLKKHLDTTRGMLDKTLVKSYLYQITNAIYFCHARRILHRDLKPQNLLIDSKGLIKLADFGLGRAFGIPVRAYTHEVVTLWYRAPEVLLGGQRYSCPIDVWSIGTIFAEMVTKRPLFHGDSEIDQLFRIFRILGTPTEETWKGVTSLPDYKPTFPKWAGDGLKKAVPQLDSDGLDLLKKMLIYDPALRISAKTSLKHPYFLNDPKFDINSLPKTPEVDSVM; this is encoded by the exons ATGTCTGGTGGTAACAACTTTATTATATCCTCCATGGATGACTTCAGTAAAATCGAGAAAATTGGAGAAG GTACATATGGTGTAGTATACAAGGCAAAGAATTTAAAAACTGGTGGATTTGCTGCATTGAAGAAGATTCGACTTGAGGTTGAAGATGAAGGTATCCCCAGTACAGCCGTGAGGGAAATCTCTCTTCTCAAAGAACTCCGTCATCATCCAAATGTCGTGGAATTGCAGCATATTTTGCACCAAGAACCCAAACTGTATCTAGTCTTTGAATATCTAACCTGTGATTTAAAGAAACACCTGGACACAACACGAGGAATGTTGGACAAGACCCTTGTTAAG AGTTACCTGTATCAAATCACAAATGCAATATACTTCTGTCATGCAAGAAGGATACTTCACAGAGATCTCAAGCCACAAAATCTATTAATTGACTCTAAAGGACTTATAAAGCTGGCCGACTTTGGCCTTGGAAGAGCATTTGGAATTCCTGTTAGAGCATATACACACGAG GtggttaccctgtggtaccGCGCACCAGAGGTTTTGTTAGGAGGGCAGCGGTATTCCTGCCCTATTGATGTCTGGAGTATTGGGACAATCTTCGCCGAGATGGTAACCAAGCGGCCGCTTTTCCATGGCGACTCTGAAATTGATCAACTATTTCGTATTTTTAG gattCTTGGTACTCCCACAGAAGAAACATGGAAGGGTGTCACATCCCTACCTGACTACAAACCAACGTTTCCCAAGTGGGCTGGTGATGGCCTAAAGAAAGCTGTACCCCAGCTGGACAGTGATGGACTGGACCTTTTAAAG AAAATGTTGATCTACGACCCTGCTCTGAGGATATCTGCAAAGACGTCATTAAAGCATCCTTACTTTCTCAATGACCCTAAATTTGACATCAACTCCCTTCCAAAGACACCTGAAGTTGATTCAGTTATGTGA
- the LOC5515609 gene encoding uncharacterized protein C5orf49 isoform X2 has product MGDYPGDGYKMSGYGLKTYNPEEERGQWLETCKREEKIRNTHLVTKGDEGMSSSWKIERPEPLDLNQSTSYFKAKTEHDRVSTYDRINTVALGYNQKLHRDDREHAKSRGLRVNDEETAVRVPVLSSSVYGHPARRPLEFQDRTHVRVELCKKDFLRLGGTDIGNNPNLH; this is encoded by the exons ATGGGAGACTACCCTGGTGACGGATATAAAATGTCTGGATACGGCTTGAAGACCTACAATCCTGAAGAAGAAAGAGGCCAATGGCTTGAAACATGCAAG agagaggagaaAATCCGAAACACCCATCTCGTGACCAAGGGAGATGAGGGCATGTCAAGCTCCTGGAAAATAGAGAGACCGGAGCCCTTAGACTTGAACCAGAGCACAAGCTACTTCAAGGCGAAAACAGAG CATGACCGCGTCTCGACTTACGATCGAATCAACACCGTCGCCCTCGGCTACAACCAGAAACTACATCGAGATGACCGCGAACACGCCAAGTCTCGTGGTCTAAGAGTAAATGACGAG GAGACCGCCGTGCGAGTCCCAGTCCTCTCCTCGTCCGTGTATGGCCACCCGGCCAGACGCCCCTTAGAGTTCCAAGACCGCACCCATGTCAGGGTCGAGCTGTGCAAAAAGGACTTTTTACGCTTAGGAGGTACTGATATAGGGAACAACCCCAACCTGCATTGA
- the LOC5515606 gene encoding oligosaccharyltransferase complex subunit ostc-B: MEALYGLPFHVLEIPHLKLKKPSWVKAPSAMVVFALVLLSYFLVCGGIIYDVIVEPPSVGSTTDEHGHSKPVAFMPYRVNGQYIMEGLASSFLFSMGGIGFIILDKSNSVGMSKLNRFLLLFIGFVCVLVSFFTCRVFMRMKLPGYLQTY, encoded by the exons ATGGAGGCTCTTTATGGTTTGCCCTTCCACGTTCTAGAAATCCCACATTTAAAGCTAAAAAAACCATCATGGGTTAAAGCACCGTCAGCCATGGTCGTATTTGCACTTGTTCTGCTCTCATACTTTTTGGTTTGTGGAG ggaTAATTTATGATGTGATTGTCGAGCCCCCAAGTGTGGGTAGCACAACCGATGAACATGGACACAGCAAACCt GTTGCTTTCATGCCGTACAGAGTTAATGGACAGTACATCATGGAGGGTCTTGCCTCCAGCTTCTTGTTCTCTATGGGGGGCATAGGGTTCATCATCCTAGACAAGTCTAATTCAGTGGGCATGTCCAAGCTTAACCGGTTCCTACTACTTTTTATTGGTTTTGTGTGCGTGCTTGTATCATTCTTCACCTGCCGTGTCTTCATGAGAATGAAGCTTCC TGGCTATCTGCAGACCTACTAG